A genomic segment from Chitinophaga niabensis encodes:
- a CDS encoding YoaK family protein has product MLRHTGRKRNFKHNVRLAALLCFTAGMVNTAGLFAFSVLTTNVTGHAGLLAQKLATGDLRAARMVALWLFLFLAGAFFSSFCIGRTGRSKIARHALPIIIEIIILLFAAGFGYTFDHSILKTEYFAGSLLFAMGMQNALVSTISGNTVRTTHLTGMFTDLGIELYALISTPHKNAAGVKNKITLHLIIIGFFLAGGIIGGYIWLRFKYYTFYLPAAVLVIALFYDTFRIRFNKFMRRYKVREKQTPAI; this is encoded by the coding sequence ATGCTGCGACATACCGGAAGAAAAAGGAATTTTAAACACAACGTCAGATTAGCTGCGCTGTTATGTTTTACTGCCGGGATGGTGAATACAGCAGGTCTATTTGCCTTTTCTGTTTTAACAACCAATGTTACAGGTCATGCCGGGTTGCTGGCCCAAAAACTGGCAACGGGCGATCTGCGTGCCGCCCGCATGGTTGCGTTATGGCTTTTTCTCTTTCTTGCAGGCGCTTTCTTCTCCAGTTTCTGCATAGGAAGAACAGGGCGCAGTAAAATCGCAAGACACGCTTTACCCATTATCATCGAAATAATAATACTACTGTTTGCAGCAGGCTTTGGATATACTTTTGATCACTCTATACTGAAAACAGAATACTTCGCCGGCAGTCTTTTGTTTGCCATGGGCATGCAGAATGCCCTGGTATCTACTATTTCAGGGAACACTGTAAGAACAACACATTTAACAGGGATGTTTACAGACCTTGGCATAGAACTCTACGCCCTCATTTCCACTCCCCATAAAAATGCTGCCGGGGTTAAAAACAAAATAACGCTGCATCTTATTATTATAGGTTTCTTTCTTGCCGGGGGGATCATTGGCGGATATATCTGGCTCAGGTTTAAATACTATACTTTCTACCTGCCGGCTGCCGTACTGGTAATCGCTTTATTCTATGATACTTTCCGGATAAGGTTCAATAAATTCATGCGCCGTTATAAAGTACGGGAAAAGCAAACACCTGCTATTTGA
- a CDS encoding methyltransferase domain-containing protein, whose translation MNKNISEPLWQISDTEFDKLYPERIRQLSGKHWTPMEIVKKSARFLAAEPGTKILDIGSGAGKFCLIGACHFPESYFYGIEQRKDLHQVALSAKGITGIKNVSFLFGNLTQLDHSRFDHFYFYNAFFENLVSDGHIDQLLPYSTELYHYYSRYLYRILEGKRNGTRLVTFHSLEDEVPPCYQLVDATLDLNLKMWIKR comes from the coding sequence ATGAATAAAAATATATCAGAACCGCTATGGCAAATAAGTGATACTGAGTTTGACAAGTTGTATCCTGAGAGGATCCGCCAATTATCCGGGAAACACTGGACGCCCATGGAGATCGTCAAAAAGTCTGCCCGGTTCCTGGCGGCTGAACCCGGGACAAAAATCCTGGATATAGGAAGTGGTGCAGGAAAATTTTGCCTTATCGGTGCCTGTCATTTCCCGGAATCCTACTTCTATGGCATAGAACAAAGGAAAGACCTTCACCAGGTTGCCCTGTCCGCTAAAGGAATAACCGGCATAAAAAATGTGAGCTTCCTTTTTGGAAATCTTACACAGCTTGACCATTCCCGTTTTGATCATTTCTATTTTTACAATGCCTTTTTTGAAAACCTCGTCAGCGACGGGCACATTGATCAATTATTACCTTATTCCACAGAATTATATCATTACTATTCACGCTATCTTTATAGAATATTAGAAGGCAAAAGAAATGGCACAAGACTGGTAACCTTCCACAGCCTGGAGGATGAAGTACCACCTTGTTACCAGCTGGTGGATGCTACACTTGATCTTAACCTGAAGATGTGGATAAAAAGATAA